One window of Quercus robur chromosome 5, dhQueRobu3.1, whole genome shotgun sequence genomic DNA carries:
- the LOC126726739 gene encoding uncharacterized protein LOC126726739 — MPLPWKKQKRSRISRIVADLQSSPKRGGSLVVQTGFPTSLIDLFVQNRDRLNKNKNKKKKKEKSPSYEDDIPTSPVEIQQEIQADPALSISPTPSGSVSFGVDEDLTPLKLKEAEVSEVCSKEDQVFKNFGVVLKFMFVGVVVVLGFMSTKRLAVCITFSAFLLILADYLCKRSCFFSARPALESLVQRVQKGLLVIKNIKTCEAVNGVVEEVIGGGAESKSVIDEIQIVETSFVVDDSNEIVSVGPEIDCFEDEAKEAAKEVVVDGSQVLVCTDESSKGCSRRGKAKKIFKKLVPKRLRNLKKEKKGKRMMEEESISEASSNLGDEYDTLGSGVDEEKEDGIGIDQNQSVRKLNSLEEEELGGDGNSSIDQVSRAGNESAVIGERKEGSLGYITLLVIVLSGLAGGKVVALTITISCCFILKFLKFIGYRRRSVNVS; from the coding sequence ATGCCTCTTCCATGGAAGAAGCAGAAGCGGAGTCGTATATCAAGAATAGTGGCGGATCTTCAGTCCTCGCCGAAGCGAGGTGGGTCTCTTGTTGTTCAGACTGGCTTTCCCACTTCTCTCATCGACCTCTTCGTCCAGAACCGTGACCGACTcaacaaaaacaagaacaagaagaagaagaaagagaaatctCCCTCCTACGAAGACGACATACCCACTAGTCCTGTTGAGATCCAACAAGAAATTCAAGCCGATCCGGCACTTTCAATTTCACCGACTCCATCTGGGTCGGTGAGTTTTGGCGTTGACGAGGATCTGACGCCATTGAAGTTGAAGGAAGCAGAGGTTAGCGAGGTTTGTAGCAAAGAAGATCAGGTTTTTAAGAATTTCGGTGTGGTCTTGAAATTTATGTTTGTGGGGGTGGTTGTGGTATTGGGTTTCATGAGTACTAAACGACTTGCCGTTTGTATTACCTTCTCCGCGTTTCTGCTTATTCTCGCTGACTATCTTTGTAAGAGGTCCTGTTTCTTCTCGGCTAGACCTGCTTTGGAGTCTTTGGTTCAAAGGGTGCAGAAGGGTTTGTTGGTAATCAAGAACATCAAAACTTGTGAGGCTGTGAATGGTGTTGTGGAGGAAGTGATTGGTGGTGGGGCTGAATCGAAATCTGTGATCGACGAAATCCAAATTGTAGAGACTAGTTTTGTTGTTGATGATTCCAATGAGATTGTTAGTGTTGGACCTGAGATTGATTGCTTTGAAGATGAGGCAAAAGAGGCGGCGAaggaggtggtggtggatggATCACAGGTGTTGGTTTGTACAGATGAGAGTTCCAAAGGTTGTAGTAGGAGAGGAAAAGCAAAGAAGATCTTCAAGAAATTGGTGCCGAAGAGGTTGCGGAatttgaagaaggaaaagaagggGAAGAGGATGATGGAGGAGGAGTCTATCAGTGAGGCATCGAGTAATTTGGGGGATGAATATGATACATTGGGGAGTGGAGTTGATGAGGAGAAAGAGGATGGTATTGGTATAGACCAAAATCAAAGCGTACGTAAATTAAATtcattagaagaagaagaattaggtGGTGATGGAAATTCTAGTATTGATCAAGTATCACGGGCTGGCAATGAGTCGGCAGTGATTGGTGAAAGGAAGGAGGGGAGTTTGGGTTATATAACTCTCCTTGTGATTGTTCTTTCTGGACTTGCAGGAGGTAAAGTTGTGGCTTTGACAATCACAATTTCATGTTGTTTCATCTTGAAGTTTTTGAAGTTTATTGGATATAGAAGAAGATCTGTAAATGTGTCTTAA
- the LOC126726740 gene encoding uncharacterized protein LOC126726740: MFKFLKGVVGGSGTGIKDLPYNIGEPYSSAWGSWTHFRGTSKDDGSLVSIFSLSGSNAQDGHLAAGRNGVKRLRTVRHPNILSFLHSTEAETFDGSTAKVTIYIVTEPVIPLSEKIKELGLEGTQRDEYYAWGLNQIAKAVSFLNNDCKLVHGNVSLASVVVTQTLDWKLHAFDVLSEFDSNNEASTVPVLPYAWLVGAQYKPTELVNSDWAAIRKSPPWAIDSWGLGCLIYELFSGMKLGRTEELKNTASIPKSLLPDYQRLLSAVPSRRLNTSKLIENSEYFQNKLVDTIHFMEILNLKDSVEKDTFFRKLPNLAEQLPRPIVLKKLVPLLASALEFGSAAAPALAALLKMGSWLSTEEFSAKVLPTIVKLFASNDRAIRVGLLQHIDQYGESLSAQIVDEQVYPHVATGFSDTSAFLRELTLKSMLTLAPKLSQRTISGSLLKYLSKLQVDEEPAIRTNTTILLGNIASHLNEGTRKRVLINAFTVRALRDTFSPARGAGIMALCATSAYYDVTEIATRILPNIVVLTIDPDSDVRSKAFQAVDQFLQMLKQFQEKANSGDTGGAGLGLSSIPGNASLLGWAMSSLTLKGKPSEQAPLASVTSSAPLTSTSSNASSVMDTPSTAPIRVNSTPDFADQPLPPSPTSTDGWGELENGIHEEHENDKDGWDDIEPLEEPKPSPSLANIQAAQKRPVSQSASQPKQATSLRPKNAAKVTKHEEDDDLWDSIAAPAPKTSKPLNVRRAASADDDLWNAIAAPAPATRAQPLSSGRGRGAKPAAPRLGAQRKNQPS, translated from the exons GTCAGACATCCCAATATCTTATCCTTTCTTCACAGTACTGAGGCTGAAACATTTGACGGTTCTACTGCAAAGGTTACTATCTACATTGTCACGGAGCCTGTTATACCACTGTCGGAAAAGATCAAGGAACTTGGCTTAGAAGGTACACAAAG GGATGAGTATTACGCGTGGGGACTGAACCAGATAGCCAAAGCTGTGAGCTTCTTAAATAATGATTGTAAACTT GTCCATGGAAATGTTTCTTTGGCAAGTGTGGTTGTCACACAAACTTTGGACTGGAAGTTGCATGCATTTGATGTTCTATCTGAGTTTGATTCTAATAATGAAGCTTCCACTGTACCAGTGCTG CCATATGCATGGCTTGTTGGAGCACAATATAAACCAACAGAGTTGGTGAATTCAGACTGGGCTGCAATCCGAAAATCACCACCATGGGCTATTGATTCTTGGGGCTTGG GCTGTCTTATATATGAACTCTTCTCCGGCATGAAGTTGGGCAGAACAGAGGAGCTGAAAAACACTGCTTCCATTCCAAAG TCTTTGCTTCCAGATTATCAGCGGCTTTTAAGTGCCGTGCCTTCTCGTAGGTTGAATACATCAAAGCTTATTGAAAATAGTG aatatttccaaaataaactGGTGGACACAATACATTTTATGGagattctaaatttaaaagacaGTGTTGAAAAGGATACCTTCTTCCGCAAGCTTCCAAATTTAGCAGAGCAGCTTCCTCGTCCAATTGTCCTGAAAAAG TTAGTTCCATTATTAGCTTCTGCACTTGAATTTGGTTCAGCTGCTGCCCCTGCTTTGGCTGCCTTGTTGAAAATGGGTTCCTGGCTTTCGACAGAAGAATTCAGTGCCAAG GTGCTGCCAACAATTGTGAAACTATTTGCCTCCAATGACCGAGCTATTCGTGTTGGTCTCTTGCAACATATTGATCAATATGGAGAGTCGTTATCAGCACAAATTGTTGATGAACAA GTTTACCCTCATGTTGCTACCGGGTTCTCTGACACATCTGCTTTCCTTCGTGAACTGACTCTTAAATCCATGCTTACTCTGGCTCCTAAG CTTTCTCAACGTACTATTTCAGGGTCATTATTGAAGTATCTCTCAAAGTTGCAG GTTGATGAAGAGCCAGCAATCAGAACAAATACTACCATTTTACTTGGAAATATTGCAAGTCACCTAAATGAAGGG ACAAGGAAGAGAGTTTTGATTAATGCATTTACTGTTCGTGCATTGCGTGATACTTTCTCGCCTGCCCGAGGAGCAG GGATCATGGCTCTATGTGCCACCAGTGCTTATTATGACGTCACTGAGATTGCAACTCGGATTCTACCGAACATCGTTGTACTTACCATTGATCCTGACAG CGATGTTCGCTCGAAAGCATTCCAAGCTGTTGATCAATTTTTGCAGATGCTGAAGCAATTCCAAGAGAAG GCAAATTCAGGAGATACTGGAGGTGCAGGCCTTGGGTTGTCATCAATACCTGGAAATGCTAGTTTACTTGG ATGGGCCATGAGCTCCTTGACTCTCAAGGGCAAACCTTCTGAACAAGCTCCACTTGCTTCTGTGACTTCCAGTGCTCCCCTAACTTCTACTTCTTCCAATGCCAGTTCAG TGATGGATACTCCAAGTACAGCACCTATCCGTGTCAATTCCACCCCAGATTTTGCTGATCAACCTCTACCTCCATCTCCTACCTCAACGGATGGATGGGGAGAGCTTGAAAATGGAATCCATGAAGAGCATGAAAATGACAAGGATGGTTGGGATGATATTGAACCACTTGAAGAGCCAAAGCCATCTCCCTCTCTTGCAAACATTCAAGCAGCTCAAAAGCGGCCAGTCTCACAATCTGCTTCCCAGCCAAAACAAG CTACAAGTTTACGACCGAAAAATGCAGCAAAGGTGACCAAACATGAGGAAGATGATGATTTGTGGGATTCCATAGCCGCGCCAGCTCCAAAAACATCAAAGCCTTTGAATGTTAGAAGAGCTGCATCAGCAGATGATGACCTTTGGAATGCCATTGCTGCTCCTGCACCAGCTACAAGGGCTCAGCCTTTATCGTCTGGCCGTGGTCGAGGAGCCAAGCCTGCTGCTCCACGTTTAGGTGCACAGAGAAAAAATCAGCCATCCTGA
- the LOC126728570 gene encoding LOW QUALITY PROTEIN: putative germin-like protein 2-3 (The sequence of the model RefSeq protein was modified relative to this genomic sequence to represent the inferred CDS: inserted 2 bases in 2 codons) produces FARKIKHSFDVTGDKAGNTSNSLGSSVTPVTVAQIPGLNTLGIALARLDYAPWGLIPLHFHPRATEVLTVLEGSLYVGFVTSNPNNQFXTKVLQKGDVXVFPVGLIHFQQNVGQGKAISISALSSQNPGIITVANAVFGSKPSIADDILSMAFQVDKSVIDYLQVKF; encoded by the exons tttgcaagaaaaattaaacactcaTTTGATGTAACAGGAGACAAAGCAGGCAACACATCTAATTCTCTTGGCTCTAGCGTTACCCCAGTGACTGTAGCTCAAATTCCTGGACTAAACACACTTGGTATTGCACTGGCTCGCTTGGACTATGCTCCATGGGGTCTTATTCCACTACATTTTCATCCTCGTGCTACCGAAGTTTTAACAGTCCTAGAAGGCAGCCTCTACGTTGGTTTTGTGACCTCTAATCCCAACAACCAGT ATACAAAGGTCCTTCAGAAGGGTGATG TTGTCTTTCCAGTTGGACTCATTCACTTCCAGCAAAATGTGGGTCAAGGAAAGGCcatctctatctctgccttgaGTAGCCAAAACCCTGGAATCATTACTGTTGCTAATGCCGTTTTCGGATCAAAACCATCCATTGCAGATGATATTCTGTCCATGGCTTTCCAGGTGGACAAGTCTGTAATTGATTATCTTCAAGTAAAATTCTAG